cctactacatgtatgtacaaatgtatgtgtacacaacATATATATTGAGTACAGAGTTGTGCCTGAACAAAATAGCAAACTAAGCGAACATGTAATTACTTGATTAAATGAATATAGTACtctataatttatgcaaaaatggTCATAACAGCCACAAGAGCCAAGATTCTCCCTTCCAGGCCTATAAGTCTAACTAGCAAGTACAATGTACAGAAAGTTTAACTGATCACTGTGACTGAGTCACCAGACCAAAGGCTTTTCCTTCTTGTCTGTAACTGACAATTACAGAAGGTGTTACATCCGTTACACTTGAAAATATATCTATAGAGAACACTacatttataactttatatacatgtaccttgattTGTGGTTGACGTGAAGCACTTTATAatgttcattctgattggttagtaTCCATTGCTTGTGTTGTTCAATAAtgaagtatacaaatgtagttctgTGTGTTGTCCAATCAGCGATAACCTTTTAATGGTTTAATGTTGCCCTTTGTTTTGGAACAACTTGGGggaaaataattgtaattttgtttttgtttcagtgGGTTCAGATGAAGCGTTGTTTTTATTAGCTACATGTTATTACAGAGCTGGAAGGCCAATCAATGCATACTGGCTATTACAGGCTAAAGGTTGTCCAACACCACAATGTAAATTCCTTTTAGCAAGATGCTGCTTAGATATGGAAAGGTAAGTCACCATTTAATTTTTACCAAAGGAACCTGGATAGATGTATTCATTCCTAGCTTGTACTTGTTTGTAGTCTGGTcactgacagacacagacacacatacacacacacacacacacacacacacatgcatgcacgcacgaacacacacacatacgtacgtacatacatacatacatacatacatacatacatacatacatacatacatacatacatgcacacacgtACGCACgaacacacacagtgacacacacacacatacatacatacatacatacatacatacatacatacaatgtacacacacacatacatacatacatacatacatacatacatacatacatacatacatacatacatacatacatacatacatacatacatacatacatacatacatacatacatacatacagtcactcACTTTCTAAGTTGACTGTGATGGGGAGGTCAGCTATTACCATACTTGCTTGACTGCTTAGGAAGAGGGTGTTACTGTGAATTGGGGCTGAGATGACTCCgagttttatcattttcccCCCAGTTTTAGTAGACACCACACCCCCTTCTTCTGGTTAGTTTGTTAGACTACCAATAAGTCTGACCTGTACCTTGTATTTGATTTGTTATCAGATATTCAGAGGCAGAGACCTATCTAGCAGGTAATATTTTTAGTAACGCTAAAACTCTTGATGACGTCCCATCAGAATATGGTGATGCAGCTGGTTTTGTATATTCTATGTTAGCTGAACTGTACaggtaggtcaaaggttaaagacttgtattccccaatattttctactttcaacaaacaaaatacaagtgaTGGCTTTGTCACCACAAGTAAGTGAAAGTCTAAAAGTGTCAAAACTtgatgtcacaagtattttccagctgaacaAATAGTTGAaaatagtataattatatttgtataaGCTTTAACAAAACAAGTGAAAAGAATAATGGCGTTTCTGAATGTCAAATTTCGAGTAccgcagaaccaatgatgtagatggTGGTATTGCAATGGAGAACGACAAAGGaataaattctgtattttctgttcaaatgcaTACAACTTAGCTTGCATGAGGtgatatgtataaaaaattTGCTATATTATACTCACCCACTTtgtaaccattttgaaaagaaacattGTGGTAGGGCTCCCCTGATTGGAGAAAAGGGTGATTAAATTTTTCATCATGTATGCCCAATGCATGACAGTACTTAGAAAGTAAGTAATAATTGTGCTAAGTGCTAAGAAGCAGTTAACAGAATGACTGTAAAAATGAACTTCATTTATGTCGAAAACTTTAAACAGTCAAAAACCAAACAAGCAGAGCTAAGTATTTTTAAATTAACCACACTTCCAACAGACTTTTGATCTTTTCAGAATTCGCACACTTTTCATTCATGTACAGATCTTTTTATGTATTTCTAAGCTATTTCATTGATCAAAgtttattgtcaatattttgtcctaaatgtcattatttgttCTCTCCCTACAGTCATACAGAACGCTTTACTTTAGGCACAGAATACTACAAGAAAAGTTTAAAACAGAATCCATTTTTGTGGTCATGTTACCAATCATTATGTGATTTAGGTAAGATATTTATTCAGCTACAGACAACGAAAAATCTAAAACTTTTCTACATTTTTCACTAACTTCATAAGGAAtgtttacatgtagatgttCTTCCTCattatttgtctttgttcagccaaggaaaatatgagtgacctaaggggtctttgtcactacacGTCGATAGACGAGTAGTGGCAACCCTTAGGTCATAACTGTTTTCAAGCAActacatttgtgtgtatgtaggttTTGTTTGATTCTCTCAGACATCATCAGCATAATGTTGCTAAGCCATCTTGTCAAGTGACTCCTTAgtggagccccccccccccacagacAGTATAGACAATTGTAAATAGGTGTAAGGTTGTATGGTGTGAGATCAATAAATCAATgcaggataaaaaactaaattcttttactggTTAGTCAtgaggcctaagtataagaatttagtgttttatcctacattgaactattgatccccccccccccccaaccacaGTCACGGTTGAGGGATGGACATTGTTTTCTGATTTCGATAGATTCACATCTTCTCTTTTGCGATGTTATAAACTTTATTGTTGTTCATATTTCAGGTGAAAAGCCAGACCCGAACAAAATTTTCCAAGTTTCATCCTTGCCAAATTTTACCTCTAGTCAATCACAATGCTATCCGAACATACTCACTGCCAATCAAACTCCTGATATggtcaccatgacaacagaaaTATCACAGGTAAGAAGTTGTATCCCTTTCCCAAATCATTCAAGGAAGAATTTTCACATGGAGTGTGATGTTTTCTAAGTGAGTTATTGCCAAGTACCATACCTCTGTAGATAAAGATTATTGGTGTAGAATTTGGTCCAGTAGTTGCAGTTACTAATGACTTAAACATCCACACACCATCTCCtcaaagtgtaactgatccTTATATCCATCTGTACATATGGGAATAAAGTATCATACCATAGTAAGCATTCAAATAGCAAACACTGTCTCCTGTATCTATCTCTATCAACCCActcacacaaatatatatacatccatCTAAAAGACTTTACACTGGCTTAAAATGTTACCACCTGACATGAACATagtttaaaggcccatgattcagtcCTAGGTTTTCACATTAGTGCTATCTTAACAGTGGAAATATAAGGATTGCATAGGGTCATTCTCTTGTTGAAGTCCAACTTTCCTGTGACTGTATTTCTCACGCAAATTCTAAAGCAacaactggaatattttttgaaactgaTTTGTCAGATATAATGAagtactcataatattgtacactctgaatagtaaaCCATCTTACATGAACATGGCTTAAAGGCTCatgattcagtcccaggttttcacattagtgttaacTTAACAGTGGAGATGTAAGGATTAAATTATTAGTATTCTTTTGTTGAAGTCTGACTTTTCGCATGACTCTGCTAGACAACTGTATTTCTTACGCAGATTTGAAAGCTGCACTAGGTGCAACTACTGGAACATTTATTGAAACTGATTTGTTAGGTATAAtcatgacttactcataatatgatacacactGCACAGTATTAAACCATCTATGGGTAAATACATTAGGGTGGCTGTACACAGGATATGACACAATAAATccaattgatttttgggtctgctCTAAAACTGCATCTCAATCACAATTAGAATTCCAGCTTGTTATTGCAGTTCTTCTGGATAAAACCACAAATCAACATATAGAATGtccaattattggtattttaacaattttcaatgaatagaTTATTGTTTGTCTGGAAAAAAAGTACTCCTGTTGCAGCTAGGACGGATGTTGACATACGTATAACTTGACTTTACAGGATAGTACACCAGTAATATCCACACCGTCTACTTATGGCATCATGAAAGAAGCATCAAACACTGCATCACCGGACACAACCATAGGAGAACAGGGTATCCATGACAACATTCATATGGGAACTCCAGAAAGTGTGTCTACAAGTATTAGTCGGGGAGCTAGTCGTACGCGTCCCAGAATAGGACGCAGCATGATGGGGGGTCCAGTATCTTCTAGTCCTCTCACACCCAGTTTTGGAGTTCTACCGTTAGATACGCCAAGTCCTGTGGATAGTGGACCGACATCATACATCACGCCAGCCACCACAGGGTTATTAGACATAGCTACAGCACCAAAGAAGGTTAGTTTTCAAAGTAGTTGAAACTATATTAAATCaggtgactttttttttttgaagggGAACTCTATGATCTACTTCGTGAgatagacattttcataaaatatgagttctggagtgtcatttcatgattttacatcaccaaaattaatttgcgaaattgatcttgtgcctattgcatcatgggagtcagcagaaataatgtattcaagttgcacactgaatattcatgagagttGTTTACACTGTTGGGGTATACACACTCATGACCATGAATATGCAGGACACTTTTCAGCCAAATATCTTACTTTCTCCAAGGCGAAtttatactacatatatatttgcAAAGTCCAATGACTCATTTGTTTTGGGCTATTTATTACTACAATTTTCGACCTGATAAGTTCACTTTATGTTTTACATTTCAGACACAAGCTCGACGTAACCAGAGCTCCACCAACACAAAACCAGTATTCACACAGTCCGGTAATAGTAGTAACACAACACGAGATATACCAGGTCCAATGCAGATAGCACAAACACCAAGTCCACAACTAGGGTAAGTAACCATTCGCTATAAAAATTAATCGAGGTATGGAAAAAGAATGCCATaattttaaaggaaaagtccaattagatttatttctgtctgtagtacatgtgtattgattGCTGTTATTaacttgcatgtacatgtacatatgatttTGGGTCATATTACTCTGCtaattgagccttcagtttactaagatagacacaaactaaaactattgtcacaacatgttgatacaccagtgataagctattgaatggatgttggtttaattatagtctcagtagggagatGTCGaagagttttattgacagagttccatgaacttaagcctgcagtgtactgttttgggacttccaatgtttacactatcttgatcacagggtgattagaatcacacaacagaggaaccactatcccctacttgtgtaatctaccacattgaggAACAGTAGGTTTCACATATCTTGTTAAATCAAGGGCTGGATTACCAGAGTTGTAAATTAGCACATGTGGTCGGCCATTTTGGGATATTCAGCAAGGGCTCATGGGTaaacctctggtgatgacaGCACATACTATAACCTTTGTCGTGACTCTCTGTATTCGtcaatttacatgttttttttgtactttgatGTTACAGTAATGCTACACAACAGCAAGTTTTATTTGGCCAAGGAGTACGACGAAGTTCAAGGTTGTTTGGAAGTTCAAATTCAGTCAAGGTAAGAAAGACTTAGACGTTCatatcaatcagtcaatcaatcagtgaatttataaagcgcCAGTTTCCACCAAGATGTAGAGTTCAGAGACGTACATATTTTTATGTCTTATTTCATTTATAGTTTCATTGTGTTGTGATATTAAAACAGACTCTTAAATGTTATCTTGTtagataaaaaaattaaatctcaTTTCATTCTTGACATCTCACAGGAAAATGCAGCCAAGAAAGCACCTACTAAAAGCAGATTTGCATCACCGAAGGCTCCGACTAGAAAAACAAAGACGAGGAGTTCTAAAACTTCTACATCAGATCAAATAGACCAGAACAAAAATGAAGGAACACCAATTATAGAAAGTTGTAAATTATTACCACAAACTCCGAGTGTAGCACAGattataaattttcaaaaagcaTCAGCAGGTGAGGACGTTTATTCTTTTGATTGTCAAAAAGCCCGAGTAACATTTAGAGATCTAATGGCGgaagttttgaaaatattgcttGGCCAAACAGTAACAGAAACAAGAATTCTCCCACTCTGACACAATGATTCTGA
Above is a genomic segment from Glandiceps talaboti chromosome 20, keGlaTala1.1, whole genome shotgun sequence containing:
- the LOC144450933 gene encoding cell division cycle protein 27 homolog translates to MVVQEPVQAAIWHCLNHYAYEDAVFLSERLYAEVGSDEALFLLATCYYRAGRPINAYWLLQAKGCPTPQCKFLLARCCLDMERYSEAETYLAGNIFSNAKTLDDVPSEYGDAAGFVYSMLAELYSHTERFTLGTEYYKKSLKQNPFLWSCYQSLCDLGEKPDPNKIFQVSSLPNFTSSQSQCYPNILTANQTPDMVTMTTEISQDSTPVISTPSTYGIMKEASNTASPDTTIGEQGIHDNIHMGTPESVSTSISRGASRTRPRIGRSMMGGPVSSSPLTPSFGVLPLDTPSPVDSGPTSYITPATTGLLDIATAPKKTQARRNQSSTNTKPVFTQSGNSSNTTRDIPGPMQIAQTPSPQLGNATQQQVLFGQGVRRSSRLFGSSNSVKENAAKKAPTKSRFASPKAPTRKTKTRSSKTSTSDQIDQNKNEGTPIIESCKLLPQTPSVAQIINFQKASAEGLMSLLREIGKAYLYLSQYDCHKAINLFGNIAMQHYNTPWVLCQVGRAYFELAEYNQAEKFFSEVRKIAPYHLEGMEVYSTTLWHLQREVALSAVAQELVEMDKDSPEAWCATGNCFSLQKEHDTAIKFFQRAIQCNPNFAYAYTLLGHEYVLTEELDRALACFRSAIRADGRHYNAWYGVGMIYFKQEKFALAEMHYRKALSINPQSSALLCHIGVVQHALQKSDAALTTLDTALKANPSHALCKFHKASILFATERYQEALNELEELKEIVPTESLVYFLLGKVFKKLGQTHLALMNFSWAMDLDPKGTNNQIKEAIDKRYLPDDEEGTDNTVNEDTQGDAAGIADTAAAAVAAVEAAAANSDMEIEEDMHLQANESAESL